The genomic DNA AGTGGTCAGGTTGGCGGAGTCGACCATACGTCCGATGGGCGTTCCGTAGCGGGGATCGCTGGTGCCGACCGGCACGCCGTCGAGCGTAACCCCGAGATTGGCGACGCTGAAGGCGCGAACGCGAATGTCGTTTCCGAATTCGTAGAAGCCGAACGGGTCACGAGAAACAACGTTCACACCAGGCACCTTGTCCACCATCTTTTCCGGCAGAGCTCCAGGCATAGCGATTTCGAGGGCCTCCAGGTTCAGCGAGTTGTTAGCGCGGCTTTCGCCTTGGCCAACCGCGGTGAAGGTTTCGAAAACCTCCATTCCAGAGGTGGAGCTTTCTTGAGCGACGGCACCAGCAGCGATTCCGAGAATCGCCAGTCCCGTGGCTGCCTTAGCAAGAGGAGTCATTGCGACAGACCTCTCACAGTCATGCGGCTGCGAACGCATAGCTTCGCATCCCGCATCGAGCGGTATTAGTTTAGACATCTTTTTGTGTAGGTTTGAGTTTTGCTTAAAACCAAAACCCCTTGAGCAGTTAGGATGCCAACAACCCAGCTTCTAAGTTCAATTAGACAATTTACGAAGTTTCGCCGAGCCCCGCTAGGTAGTTCGCATGCGTCAAAACAGGCAGAGCGACGCGACCGCGAGCCCAGCTCCCAGAAGCGTATCACTAATTTCAATACATCGACTCGACGGAACAAGGACGACCTGACGCAGCACTATTATAAAGGGACTCGATCCACACCGACCGGGGCTCCAACCAGCGTTGAAGCATCGCTCCGAAAGGCTTCTCCGAACGAGCAGGTTCGAATCGCGGAAAGATCAAAATCGAGCAACGAAAGCGAGACGGAACTAATCACTTCCACCTAACATTTGCGCCGAGCGCAAAGAAGTCGTCCTCTTCCGAAAATGTGGCGCATGCGATGCTAGCGGCCACGCAGGGCGGCACCCGCTGTCGCCTCGTACCAAGATGTCTAGATGAAGCTTTTCCAACGCATTCCTCACGCGGTGGCGGGAACGGCTATTGCGTGTTGCGTCCATGCAGCCGATAGCCCGATCCAGCTCAACGCCAAACCCGCCCTCAAGAACCAGACCGCGACGCAGCAAAGCGCCGCTCGCTCTCTCGGAGCAGACGAAACCAACTCGAGTCCACGCGAGCGTGGACGGATCCTGGTGAAACGAAATCCGATCGCTTCGGAGTATCAGGTTTTTGGTGACTTAGGCTCTAGCCCCGGCGCTGACGCGGACGCAGAAGGGGTGGACTACAGAGCGTATTTTCCCACCCACAATCCCCTGGATCGCTCGTCGGCGTCCTTCACGGTCGGGGCCAGCTTGAACTACAACAACCTCTCCGGAATCGCCGAACCGGGAGCGGAGTTGAGCTTCACGAAACCTCTCTCCGATCGCTGGACGCTCTCCGCCCAGTTTCGCAGCAACGCGTCCGATCGCTTGATCGAACACTACGAAGCCGTGTGGAAGCCCTACTTCAGCGACAGCTCCGATCCGCTCTTCCAATTGGATAGACCTCGCTACTCCTTCGACTCCATCTTCACCCGCAACCAAGTGGGAGCGCTGCAGATCGGCCACCAGCTCACCGAAAACCACGCCATCTATTTCAAGACCTACTATCAGGACTACTTCGACAACTCCTACCGAAACCGCATCGAATACCAGGTGGCGGCGGGCGTTATCGACCCGAGCAGCATCGATGCGAAAGAGGACGGCTCGATCATCAAAGCGGACGTGACAAACGCCCGCACGCGACGCTACTTCGGAGACACCGACAATACGCGCAGCCGCCAGCACACCACGTTCGGAGGAAGCTACGAGGGATCGGTTTGGAATGTCGACTACTCCGTCTACTCCCAGAAATGGGACCTGGATCGAACGTGGTACAACTGGAACTTCAACGACACTGGAGTCGATCTCAGCTACGATGCCAGCTCCATCTATTTCCCGATAGTGGAAAGCAGCAACCTCGACCCAACGAATCAGGAAACAGCCCGTTTCTCCAGCGTGCGTATCCATGATAACGCTACACGAGACCGAGATCTAGTAGGCCGCATCGACGCCGAGCGGCGCCTCGAGATCGGCGAGCGCGCCTACTGGATACAAACCGGCCTGCTTTGGCGACAGAAGGAACGGGCCGTCCGGGAGGGAAGAGACGTCTTCACCGCCGATTCCACAAACCCTTTCAACCTCGATCAAGTCGCTTACGACCAACCCGCTGGCACCATCCTCGATGGCCGATATGAGTTGCAAAGCGGACTCGATCCACTCAAGGGTCGCCAACTCATCGCAAGCAACCCCGAGCTTTTCGCCTTCAGCTCCTACCGCTCCGAACTCGAATCCCTCCCCCAGGCCTACGATGCCGAAGAAACCGTCACTTCGAGCTACATCCTAGGACTCACCCAGATCGACGACTGGAGCATCGAAGCAGGCCTCCGGTACGAGCGCACGGAAACCGCCACTCGAGGGACGAACTCGATCCCGGAGGCGGTCAACGATCCCGATGAAGGCGCCTTCCTCAAAGAGCTGATCGATCCGAACAACGGAGACGTTTACGTCATAAAAGATCTGTATTCGGGAAACTCGTACGACAATCTCCTTCCCTCCGTCGAGATCGGGAAGGAGCTTTCGAGAGAATCCTCGATCAAAGCCTCCTACTTCCAGCTTCTGATGCGTCCACAGTACTTCAACATCGTAGACTACCGCCGCATCAGCGTCCCCACCCAGAGCATATCCGAGGGCAACCCTCTGCTTCAGCCGACCCTGATCGACAACTTTCGGCTCGCATGGACCATCGAAAACGAGCGCATCGGCGCGTTTTCCGCGGAAGCCTACTTGATCGAAATTGAAAACTTCTTCTACGGTGCCGTATCCACCGAGAGCATACTCGAAAACGGAGACGCGAAGGACTACCGCGTAAGCCGCGTGGAAAACGGCGATTCCGGAACCATCAAAGGCTTGCAGCTCCAATGGAAGAAGTCACTGCAAGGACCGCTCTTCTACGAGAAAGGCGACCTGAGCTTGGCCTACACCTACTCGGATTCCGAAGCTCAAGTCGCTACCCGTTCCGAGAGCATGCTCGTTCCGGAGCGGTCCGAGCACTTGCTGAAAGCGACCTTCAGCGGATCAGTCGGAAAGCTCAGAAACGATCTCACCGTCACCTACCAAAGCGCCGCCCTGGACGACGTAGGAACCAACGAGGAGGAAGACGTCTACCGCAAGGCCTTCATCACGACTTCGCTCAACACCAGCTACCAGCTAAGCGATGGCCGGTCGCTCTACCTAAGGCTTTCGAACCTCACCAACCATCCGGAACGCTCCTTCGAAAACTCGCCCTACCGCGTAAGCAGAAACCAATACAGCTCCTGGATCGGCGTCTTCGGATTTCGCCAACGCTTCTAGTCCGAGGTCCGGAAGGCCACGAGCGACGCATGCAATCCACCGCTTCCACTTTCAGCCCTCCGCCGCTGACAAGCGACACCGCCTCGATGAGCTCGACTAGCCAACTCCCTTCAGCGTCCCCCTCGAATGGCAAGGAGCTGCGGGTTTGGCTAACCCTGTTCCTAGTTACGCTCATCTCCTCCTCGCAAAGCTCCTTCTCCATCATCGGGCTTCCCATGCATGCGAAGTCGATCGGGTTCAGCGCCTCCCAGCTCAGCTTGCTGCTGGGGGCATTTCCGTTTTGCGCCGCTGTGTCAGCCATCGTAAACGGACCCGTATCCGATTTCTATGGACGCAAGCGCGCCCTTCTGCTCGGTCTCATCTCCCTAGGGATCACCCTTTCGCTCCACCCCTTCGCAACCACCTTCGAGACCCTGCTTTTCCTGCGAGCATGCGCCGGCTTTTCCGCCGGTCTGCTTACCGGGCTTCCTTCGCTTCTCTTGAGCGACTCCTTTGGCCGCGAGCGTCAGCAACCGCTTATCGGACGCAGCCTTTCGGGCTACGCCATCGGACAAACCATCGCCATACCGCTCGGCATCGCCTTGATCGACCTAAGTGGCTACCTCGCTCTCAACGCCTATCTCGGAATCCTCGCTCTAGTCTTGGCGCCCTTCGCGCGGCAGTTGCTTCCCTCCGCCACTCATCGGTATCAATCGCCCAACTACAGTTTCAAACGCTACGGGCAGGAGACCAAGACGCTCTTTCGCAACAAGCGCTTCCGCGGCCTTATCGCCACCAGCGGGATCAGTTTCGTAGCGACCTCGCTGTTCTACGTCACATTCGCTCAATGGCTTTTCGACGATGCCGGACTTCGGCCCTACCAGATCGCGCCCATGTACATCCTCGCAGGCTTAGCCCAAGTCTTCGCCCTCGCCTACATGAGCCAGCGCAACGCCAGCAGGGCTCCCGAAAAGAACGCAGCGATCTCCTTTCTGGTCAACGCGGTCCTCTTCTCGCTTTTCCTCATCGCCTTTCACGACCTGCGCTGGGCCGCCTTCCTCTTCGCCCTCTCTCTGGGCGCCATCGCCCTACGGATCCCGTCGATCCACCACCTGCTCAACCTTTCCGGCCCAGACACGCTGAAAGGGCTGCGAATGAGCATGGCTCAAAGCTGCAACCACCTTGGTCGAGCGATCGGCGTCTCCTTTGCGAGCTTGCTCTTCCCCGTCGTCTCCGCGGATTTGCTGATGCTGGCCGCGGGTTTGGCCCTGCTGCCAAGCGCGGCATTTTTCGCTCTGAGCCGGCCCATCGACGGAGCCGAGGAAAAATCCAGCCCAGAGTACGCCGCGAAACTGGAAAAGTAGCTCGATGCGAAGCGCTTAAGAGCCCCATTGGGGCTCTGGCACACAGATTGCTACCTGAAGATGTCTAGAAAACAGCCAGCAACAGCGTGCCAAAACCGTCTTCATTGGATAGCTGCCCTAACATGGAATCAATTCAAATATGCCCCCGCCAAGGGGAAATTTTCTCATAATTAAGGCAAATATCTCCGATCTACAGGAAAACACCTTGACGCGCCTCATGTAATGCCGGAGGCGGAGGATGCCTTGAGCCCGTTCGTCTCAGGGCGCTCCGCAGCAGTGCCAGAAACGAACCCTTCCACGTCGTCGCGCTAGGCGAACACCTCCCTCATGGCTTCCTCGTACGCCGCCATCTCCTGCACCGTGCCGATGCTGATGCGACACCAGTCGTCGTAAGGGGGGAAGGGACGGCCTACCAGAAACCCCTTTTCCTTCATCAAGGCTTGAAACGCCCGGATTTCGATACCGGTGCGATGGAAAACGAAGTTTCCGACCGACGGCGTATAGGCCAGGTCAAGATCCTCCAGCAGCGAGCAGAACCGCTCCCGCCCTTGACGAATCAGGCGACGCGACTCCTCATGAAACCGCTCGTCGTCCAGACTCGTGATGGCCGACATCACCCCTAGATAGCCAAGGCTCGACATGCGCCGCTCTTCCAGCGCCTCCAGCAGATCCGGGCGCCCCAGAGCGTAGCCCACTCGATGTCCCGCCAAGCCATGCATCTTGGAAAACGACCGCCCGATGATAACCGGGTAGCCTTCCTTCACCAGAGCCGTTTGGGTCTGCTGCCTGTAGTCGTCGAGCAGCTCCAGATAGACTTCATCCAAAAACACCGGGCAATGTTCCGAAGCCTGGATACAAAAGGAACGTATTTCGCTAGGTGGCAAAACGGTGCCGCTAGGGGTGTCCGGATTGCAGACGTAGACCAGATCGGCCTCTTGCTCGTGGACCGCTTTCAACATCGCCGACAAATCATGATGCATGCTCTCGCTGTGCGGGACCCACTCCACGCGCGCCCCGTTTTTCTCCGCATAGTGCATCAGTTGAAGATAGGTAGGCTGCGTCGCCACCAAGGTCGCGCCCGGCTTTCCGTAGACGTCCCCCGCCATGGAGAGAATCTCGTCGCAACCGTTGCCCAATAGAACGTTGTCAGGATCCACACCTTCCAACTCCGCGATGCGCTCCTTCAGAATAACCTCCTCGCGAAATGGGTAGCGGCAGCTGTTGGAAACCTCCTTCATGATGGTCAAGGTGACGCGACGCGAAGGCCCGAAGGGATTTTCGTTTCCCGCGAGGTTTATGTATTTTAGCTCTGGATACCGTGCGATGCGTTCCGCAGCCGCATCCACAGCCTGCCCCATCACCCGAGAGCTCAAACCCAACCCAAGGGTACCGAGCCCCACTTGCTTCAACCATTGGCGACGCGTCTTATTCCTCATCTTGAAACTGCATAAAGAAAGGCGGGCTGAAGGCGTCTAGCAACGACCTCCGCCCGCCTCGAAGTTAACTCACAAATCGATCGATGAAACCCCGCTTAGATCTTGCCCTGCGAACGCATGACGCTTTCGAAAACGCTGAGGAAGGTGGACATTTCCTCTTCGGTCCCGATGCTCACCCGGCACCAATCGAGCATCGGCGGGAACGGTCGACCCACCAGCACTTGCTCAGCTTCCATCATTTCCTGGAATTTCTCGATCGGGATCCCGGTCTTCATGAAAACGAAGCTTCCTTGCGGCTCAGCGTACTCCACGCCGAGCTCGTCGAGCTTGTCGGTCACCATTTTGCGCACCGTGCGGTAGCTGTTTACGCTTTCCTCGAAGAACATCGTGTCCTGCAAGGACGCCACACCGGCGACGCAACCGAGCTTGTTCGGTCCGCCCATGCTGAACTTGCGCAGCTTGGACTTCGTATCAGGCTTCATGATACCGTATCCAACACGCAAACCCGCCATGCCATAAACCTTGGAAAACGTGCGGGCGAGAATGATGTTCTCACCTTCACGGACCAAGCCAATCATGCTGTTCTTTTCCAAGCCGCCGTCGGCGAGCTCGAGGTAGGCTTCGTCGACGAAGGCTACGATATCCTCGGGCAGCTCCTTGATGAAGCTTTTCAAAGCATCCGGATCGACCGTGGTTCCAGTCGGATTGTTCGGATTGCAAAGGTAGACCATCACCGTGTCCTCATCGATGGCCCCCTTGAGCGCTTCGAGATCGTACTCCAGCTTGTCGTTCAACGGCACGGTCTTCACATCGCCGCCAAACGCCTCAAAGGTCCTAACAAGCTGCGTGTATCCAGGCTCCACTGACACGACATTCTTTCCGGGCGCAGCGTAGGCCATCGCCGCCATCTGCAGCACCGGTCCCGAGCCGGCTGTCGGTACCACGTAGTCGGCTGGCACGAGCTCGCGAGCTGCAATCGCATCGATGAGGGCCTTGGTCTCCTCCCAAGCGTACCGATTGATATCGGGCAGCTCCTGCATGATAGCCATCATGGCCATCTGGGAGTAACCGAAGGCGTTTTCGTTTCCATTGATCTTGATAGGGCCGCGATCGCCCGCGTCATCGTCAACTTCGTGCTGGGCAAAGCTTACGTGAGGCGCTGCAGCCAGAGTCGCCGCTACGAAAAGCGACGCGAGTTTTGAGAACGGGCGGAGGCCCGATTCATTCGAATCCAGTTTTGTAGACATCTTTTTGTTACTTTCGTTTGGTTTAGACGAGGGCTCTTGAAAGCATAGGCCGTGCCCATTTCGGTTTTTGTTCCAAATAATCACTACACGAGCTCCGTTCCCATTTATATAAAGTTGCAAAACGGGCCAATCGCTCAGCGCTCCCTGCATCAACGACTGATACGCATCCCTAAAATCGCAAATTGTTCTAGATCGGCACGACGTTTGCTGAACGACATCGAACGACGCCCAGCGCGTCATTTCACACAAAAAGATGTCTAAACCAGAAAAACTCACTCGCCGGAACTTCATCCGGCAAGTCGGAGCGTACGGCGGCTGTGCCTTCACCACATTGACCGCGCTTGGCCTGCTCACCCAAGCCACCGGATTCGGTGCCGATCTTTCCGATTTGCCCCACATTGGAAACAAGTCCAAGAAGCGCGTCCTCATACTAGGGGCGGGCATCGCCGGACTCACCACCGCCTACGAGCTCGGAAAGCTGGGCTTCGACTGCGTGATACTCGAGCCCCGAGCCAAAGCGGGTGGACGAAGCATCACGATCCGTCGGGGCGACAAGATTACGGAAACCAACGGGTACTCCCAAACCTGCGCGTTCGACGAGGGGCTCTACTACAACCCGGGCCCCTCCCGCTTTCCGCAATGGCACGTCACCATGGACTACTGCCGCGAGCTGGGCGTGGAGATCGAGCCGTTCGTGAACCTCAACGAAAACGCGTTCTACTACAGCGAGGGGGACGTTGGTCCGCTCGCTGGCAAGCGCACGCGTATCCGTGAAGTCAAGACAGACCTTAGGGGCTATACCGCCGAACTGCTGGCTAAGGTGGCCGAGCAGGACAAGCTCGATCAGGAGCTTTCAGCCGAAGACAAGGAAGCGCTGCTGGACTTTCTCCACTATGAAGGCGGCTTGAATCGATCCCATGAATACACCGGCCACAATCGCCGCGGCTACAAGGTATGGCCGGGCGGCGGCCTGCAGGAGGGCGAGATGGACGACCCCTACCAACTCTCCGAACTGCTTCAGTCGGGATTCGGCAACCTCTTTCATCGGGCCAACGAGTACCAGTATCAGTCCCAAATGTTCACGCCCAAGGGCGGCATGGACAAGATCCCGATGGCCTTGGCCGAAAAGCTGAAAGGCAAAATCGTCTACGGAGCCCAAGTGAAGGAGATCCGCCGAACAGATCCTGGCTCGCGCATCGTCTACTCCCACCAGGGAGAGGACAAGGAGCTCACCGGCGATTTCTGCGTTTGCACCATCCCACCGACCATCCTGCGGAAGCTGCAAACGGACTTTTCGCCGATGCTTAAAAATACGCTCAACATCGTTCCGTTCCAGAACTCCGGAAAGATCGGCATGCAATTCAAACGGCGCTTCTGGGAGGAGGACGATCGCGTCTTCGGCGGAATCACCTGGACGAATCTTCCCGTCGCCGAAGTTTGGTATCCATCAAATGGATTCCTAGGCAGCAAAGGCGTCATGGGCGGCTACTACACCTTCGGCCCTGTATCGGATCAGCTGGGAAAGATGTCGCCCGAAGAGCGAACCGAGTTCGCCTTATCCTACGGGGAAAAGATCCATCCCCAATACCGCGAGGAATTCGAAAACGCCGTCTCCATCAACTGGGCCACACTTCCACACATAGAGGGCTGCCTCGCCCACTTCCCCCAGGCCATGCTCAAGACCTTCTACCCACTTCTCATAAAACCGGAAGGCGAACTGTACATAGCTGCCAGCTGGGCCTCCCACCTAGGAGGCTGGCAGGCTGGGGCCTTCGAAGCCGCAAGATTGACAACCAAGAGCATCCATGAACGCGCAATGGCCTCCTAAGCGCCTCGCAGGCGCCTTGGGAGCCGCGTTCGCTTCGAGCCTGCTCCTTGGCGTCCTTGAGGCGGAAGACTCCCCTACTCTAAACGCGGAGCTCGTCGAGAAAGGACGGGCTTCCTACGCCATGTTCTGCCAGGCCTGCCACGGTCCGGAGGATCCGACCATCGATTCTCCAAGCAACCTCTTCGACCTGAAGTGGCACCACGGCGACGGCAGCGTCGAAAACATAGAAAAGAGCATCCGCGACGGAATCGTCGAAAAAGGCATGCCCGCATGGGGCCAAATGATTTCCGACGAGGAAATCAACGCCCTCCTCCAATACCTGAACAGCTTTCAAACGAAAGAAACCGCTTCCAAATGAACCGCACCTTTCCCCGCCTGAAATCCATCCTTCTCGTCGTGCTGACGGCGCTCGCTGTCAGCTCCGTATTCGATGCCACACTACTCGCTCAGCACAGAGTGACTGAAGGGGCCTACGACGAATACATCGACACGATCACCGCCGAGGAATCCTTCTTCACCATCAGCAATCTCTGGCTCCTCGTCTGCGCCGCCATGGTCTTCATGATGCACCTGGGCTTCGCCACGCTCGAATCCGGCCTCACGCGCTCGAAGAACACCATCAACATCCTCTTCAAGAACCTGTTCGTCATTAGCAGCGGGCTGCTGCTTTTCGCTCTATTCGGGTTCAGAACCATGTATCCAGGATATGAATTCAACGGATTCGCCAGCTTCGGTTTCTGGATCGGAGTGAATCCGGAGGACTACCTGGACCTGATGAGCGCCAAATACGCCAACTACAGCTGGTGGACGGACTTCATCTTTCAAGCAATGTTCGCCGCCACCGCCGCCACCATCGTCTCCGGAGCCGTGGCCGAACGCGTGAAGCTCAGCAGCTTCATGGTCTTCACCGTGTTGATCGTCGGTTTCGCCTACCCGGTAGCGGGCTCCTGGGAATGGGGAGCAGGTTGGCTGGATCGCAACGGCTTTCACGACTTCGCCGGCTCCTCCATCGTTCACTCCTTCGGCGGATTCGCCGCTCTCGCCTGCGTACTCATCCTCGGACCGCGCATTGGAAAATACGGAGCGGACGGCTCGAACCGTCCTATCCTCGGCCACAGCATGCCCTTGGCGGCCATCGGCGTCTTTCTCCTTTGGTTCGGCTGGTTCGGCTTCAACGGGGGCTCGGTGCTCAGCGCCCATCCGGAAATGACCGGACTAGTCGTGACCAATACCGCCCTGGCCGGAGCAGCGGGATGCTTGAGCTGCATGATGGTGACTCAAATCATGCTCAAGAAACCGGATATCTCCATGGGTCTAAACGGCGTGCTGGCGGGCCTGGTGGGCATCACCGCAGGAGCTGATTCCATGATGCCCGCTCCCGCCGTCCTGGTCGGAGCGATCGCCGGAGCCCTGGTGGTGGTTTCCATACTCTTCTTTGACAAGCTGAAGATCGACGATCCGGTAGGCGCCATTTCCGTTCACGGGGTATGCGGCATGTGGGGCACGCTCGCTGTGGGCATTTTCGGTGAAGCGACCTTTCTATGGCAGCTCATCGGCTCCCTATCCTACGCGCTATTCGCCTTCATTTTCTCCTTCATCGTCTTCTATCTTATCAAGCTGGTCATGGGAGTCCGCGTGAGCGCGGAGGAGGAATCGATCGGGCTGGACATCTCCGAGCACGGCCAGGAAGCCTACGCCACGGACAATCGATCCTAAGAGATTACGGTATCC from Pelagicoccus sp. SDUM812003 includes the following:
- a CDS encoding outer membrane beta-barrel protein, producing the protein MKLFQRIPHAVAGTAIACCVHAADSPIQLNAKPALKNQTATQQSAARSLGADETNSSPRERGRILVKRNPIASEYQVFGDLGSSPGADADAEGVDYRAYFPTHNPLDRSSASFTVGASLNYNNLSGIAEPGAELSFTKPLSDRWTLSAQFRSNASDRLIEHYEAVWKPYFSDSSDPLFQLDRPRYSFDSIFTRNQVGALQIGHQLTENHAIYFKTYYQDYFDNSYRNRIEYQVAAGVIDPSSIDAKEDGSIIKADVTNARTRRYFGDTDNTRSRQHTTFGGSYEGSVWNVDYSVYSQKWDLDRTWYNWNFNDTGVDLSYDASSIYFPIVESSNLDPTNQETARFSSVRIHDNATRDRDLVGRIDAERRLEIGERAYWIQTGLLWRQKERAVREGRDVFTADSTNPFNLDQVAYDQPAGTILDGRYELQSGLDPLKGRQLIASNPELFAFSSYRSELESLPQAYDAEETVTSSYILGLTQIDDWSIEAGLRYERTETATRGTNSIPEAVNDPDEGAFLKELIDPNNGDVYVIKDLYSGNSYDNLLPSVEIGKELSRESSIKASYFQLLMRPQYFNIVDYRRISVPTQSISEGNPLLQPTLIDNFRLAWTIENERIGAFSAEAYLIEIENFFYGAVSTESILENGDAKDYRVSRVENGDSGTIKGLQLQWKKSLQGPLFYEKGDLSLAYTYSDSEAQVATRSESMLVPERSEHLLKATFSGSVGKLRNDLTVTYQSAALDDVGTNEEEDVYRKAFITTSLNTSYQLSDGRSLYLRLSNLTNHPERSFENSPYRVSRNQYSSWIGVFGFRQRF
- a CDS encoding MFS transporter, coding for MQSTASTFSPPPLTSDTASMSSTSQLPSASPSNGKELRVWLTLFLVTLISSSQSSFSIIGLPMHAKSIGFSASQLSLLLGAFPFCAAVSAIVNGPVSDFYGRKRALLLGLISLGITLSLHPFATTFETLLFLRACAGFSAGLLTGLPSLLLSDSFGRERQQPLIGRSLSGYAIGQTIAIPLGIALIDLSGYLALNAYLGILALVLAPFARQLLPSATHRYQSPNYSFKRYGQETKTLFRNKRFRGLIATSGISFVATSLFYVTFAQWLFDDAGLRPYQIAPMYILAGLAQVFALAYMSQRNASRAPEKNAAISFLVNAVLFSLFLIAFHDLRWAAFLFALSLGAIALRIPSIHHLLNLSGPDTLKGLRMSMAQSCNHLGRAIGVSFASLLFPVVSADLLMLAAGLALLPSAAFFALSRPIDGAEEKSSPEYAAKLEK
- a CDS encoding histidinol-phosphate transaminase, with the protein product MRNKTRRQWLKQVGLGTLGLGLSSRVMGQAVDAAAERIARYPELKYINLAGNENPFGPSRRVTLTIMKEVSNSCRYPFREEVILKERIAELEGVDPDNVLLGNGCDEILSMAGDVYGKPGATLVATQPTYLQLMHYAEKNGARVEWVPHSESMHHDLSAMLKAVHEQEADLVYVCNPDTPSGTVLPPSEIRSFCIQASEHCPVFLDEVYLELLDDYRQQTQTALVKEGYPVIIGRSFSKMHGLAGHRVGYALGRPDLLEALEERRMSSLGYLGVMSAITSLDDERFHEESRRLIRQGRERFCSLLEDLDLAYTPSVGNFVFHRTGIEIRAFQALMKEKGFLVGRPFPPYDDWCRISIGTVQEMAAYEEAMREVFA
- a CDS encoding histidinol-phosphate transaminase, with the protein product MSTKLDSNESGLRPFSKLASLFVAATLAAAPHVSFAQHEVDDDAGDRGPIKINGNENAFGYSQMAMMAIMQELPDINRYAWEETKALIDAIAARELVPADYVVPTAGSGPVLQMAAMAYAAPGKNVVSVEPGYTQLVRTFEAFGGDVKTVPLNDKLEYDLEALKGAIDEDTVMVYLCNPNNPTGTTVDPDALKSFIKELPEDIVAFVDEAYLELADGGLEKNSMIGLVREGENIILARTFSKVYGMAGLRVGYGIMKPDTKSKLRKFSMGGPNKLGCVAGVASLQDTMFFEESVNSYRTVRKMVTDKLDELGVEYAEPQGSFVFMKTGIPIEKFQEMMEAEQVLVGRPFPPMLDWCRVSIGTEEEMSTFLSVFESVMRSQGKI
- a CDS encoding flavin monoamine oxidase family protein, with translation MSKPEKLTRRNFIRQVGAYGGCAFTTLTALGLLTQATGFGADLSDLPHIGNKSKKRVLILGAGIAGLTTAYELGKLGFDCVILEPRAKAGGRSITIRRGDKITETNGYSQTCAFDEGLYYNPGPSRFPQWHVTMDYCRELGVEIEPFVNLNENAFYYSEGDVGPLAGKRTRIREVKTDLRGYTAELLAKVAEQDKLDQELSAEDKEALLDFLHYEGGLNRSHEYTGHNRRGYKVWPGGGLQEGEMDDPYQLSELLQSGFGNLFHRANEYQYQSQMFTPKGGMDKIPMALAEKLKGKIVYGAQVKEIRRTDPGSRIVYSHQGEDKELTGDFCVCTIPPTILRKLQTDFSPMLKNTLNIVPFQNSGKIGMQFKRRFWEEDDRVFGGITWTNLPVAEVWYPSNGFLGSKGVMGGYYTFGPVSDQLGKMSPEERTEFALSYGEKIHPQYREEFENAVSINWATLPHIEGCLAHFPQAMLKTFYPLLIKPEGELYIAASWASHLGGWQAGAFEAARLTTKSIHERAMAS
- a CDS encoding cytochrome c; the encoded protein is MNAQWPPKRLAGALGAAFASSLLLGVLEAEDSPTLNAELVEKGRASYAMFCQACHGPEDPTIDSPSNLFDLKWHHGDGSVENIEKSIRDGIVEKGMPAWGQMISDEEINALLQYLNSFQTKETASK
- the amt gene encoding ammonium transporter, whose translation is MNRTFPRLKSILLVVLTALAVSSVFDATLLAQHRVTEGAYDEYIDTITAEESFFTISNLWLLVCAAMVFMMHLGFATLESGLTRSKNTINILFKNLFVISSGLLLFALFGFRTMYPGYEFNGFASFGFWIGVNPEDYLDLMSAKYANYSWWTDFIFQAMFAATAATIVSGAVAERVKLSSFMVFTVLIVGFAYPVAGSWEWGAGWLDRNGFHDFAGSSIVHSFGGFAALACVLILGPRIGKYGADGSNRPILGHSMPLAAIGVFLLWFGWFGFNGGSVLSAHPEMTGLVVTNTALAGAAGCLSCMMVTQIMLKKPDISMGLNGVLAGLVGITAGADSMMPAPAVLVGAIAGALVVVSILFFDKLKIDDPVGAISVHGVCGMWGTLAVGIFGEATFLWQLIGSLSYALFAFIFSFIVFYLIKLVMGVRVSAEEESIGLDISEHGQEAYATDNRS